From the genome of Edaphobacter dinghuensis, one region includes:
- a CDS encoding alpha-xenorhabdolysin family binary toxin subunit A has translation MTKVITITESLSANADMQEGLSILTSDEWLKLQAFCDMAITENPTTDKAMRTKLKITDDKVPLGEDFKATVKLYSELKGYCETFTGDIKPGTLKLAGDIVQYNRTVETVYPELIALLESYRKTGTVTPEKLKELAKDWEGTGNPTPESKEVKEQFKEYIAYLYTDAEKRAKEAARLKTKLTTFLSNLETSKGNFSEHVEDYGNKYADYEGKLQKTKEAVEDLQRELNALRKTQKDKEIVLETSPLYLLIPGLGFFVMAGVLIGVGVDYGLKKEELQGKISKLEETQKKLSTEQNFFNNYSVVLNLTTKTLEDVKAAIKSVGKLEAAWNALTHDLEELVQKLDGAKGRSLDEDWRFAALDLKTAQKTWKALSDQADQYRRFGDAKKAATVDQLFKNVKVA, from the coding sequence GTGACTAAAGTTATCACGATTACCGAATCACTCTCTGCAAATGCCGACATGCAAGAGGGCCTTTCTATTTTGACGTCCGACGAGTGGCTTAAATTGCAGGCCTTCTGCGACATGGCCATCACCGAGAATCCCACGACCGACAAGGCCATGCGCACCAAGCTGAAGATAACTGACGACAAGGTGCCTCTTGGCGAGGACTTCAAAGCCACCGTCAAGCTCTACAGCGAATTGAAAGGATATTGCGAGACGTTTACGGGCGACATTAAACCGGGCACGCTGAAGCTCGCCGGCGACATCGTTCAATACAACCGAACCGTCGAGACTGTCTATCCGGAACTGATTGCTCTGCTCGAGTCTTATCGTAAGACCGGCACGGTGACGCCTGAGAAATTGAAGGAACTGGCCAAGGATTGGGAAGGGACAGGAAATCCGACGCCCGAAAGCAAGGAAGTCAAGGAGCAGTTCAAGGAGTACATTGCGTACCTGTATACGGACGCCGAGAAGCGCGCCAAAGAGGCCGCTAGATTGAAGACGAAACTGACAACTTTTTTAAGTAACCTGGAAACGTCGAAAGGAAACTTCAGCGAGCATGTTGAGGATTACGGCAACAAGTACGCCGACTACGAAGGCAAGCTCCAAAAGACCAAGGAAGCGGTCGAGGATTTGCAAAGGGAGTTGAATGCGCTAAGAAAAACACAGAAGGATAAAGAAATCGTGCTCGAGACCTCGCCCTTATATCTTCTGATCCCGGGGTTGGGCTTCTTTGTCATGGCGGGTGTTCTGATTGGCGTCGGTGTCGACTATGGCCTTAAGAAAGAAGAACTTCAGGGCAAGATCAGCAAACTCGAAGAGACCCAGAAGAAGCTCTCTACCGAACAGAATTTTTTCAACAACTACAGCGTCGTGCTTAACTTGACGACCAAGACGCTCGAGGACGTGAAGGCAGCGATTAAATCCGTTGGCAAGCTGGAGGCAGCGTGGAACGCGCTGACCCATGACCTGGAGGAACTGGTACAAAAACTGGATGGAGCGAAGGGCCGATCGCTTGATGAAGACTGGCGTTTTGCGGCGCTTGACCTTAAAACGGCTCAGAAAACGTGGAAGGCTCTGTCTGATCAGGCGGACCAATATCGCCGCTTCGGTGATGCCAAGAAGGCTGCCACCGTCGACCAGTTGTTCAAAAATGTGAAGGTTGCCTAG
- a CDS encoding FAD-dependent oxidoreductase: MSSEFCRNVIIGSGEGGKYLAWHLAQSGEPTMVLERRWIGGSCPNINCLPAKNEIWSAKVADLAHHARNFGTITGPVSIDMEGVRRRKREMVEALVAIHVNKYKSTGAELVMGEATFVEPKTIAVRLNDGGQRTIAAERIFLNLGTHAAIPPVPGLQESSPMTHIEILELDRLPEHLIVIGGGYVGLEFAQAYRRFGSKVTILQRAAQLIPDQDADIAEELQRILISEGIDILTSVEITQVKGHSGKQVSLAVKTPQGEKEINGSHILAAAGRVPNTSGIGLELAGVKLTPKGWIQVNDRLETTAANVWAIGECAGSPQFTHASLDDFRIIRDNLAGGNRSTRDRLMPSCLFTDPQVARVGLSENEAKNKGIPVEVARVPMASVLRTRTIGETSGFMKALLSPADGRILGFAMIGAEAGEVMTVVQMAIQANANYTVLRDAVISHPTMSEGLNVLFSAVKRSKG; the protein is encoded by the coding sequence ATGAGCTCTGAGTTTTGCCGGAACGTGATTATTGGAAGCGGTGAGGGTGGAAAGTATCTTGCGTGGCATCTGGCCCAGTCCGGCGAGCCGACGATGGTTCTCGAGCGAAGATGGATCGGCGGTTCTTGCCCCAACATCAATTGTCTTCCTGCGAAGAACGAGATATGGAGCGCCAAGGTCGCCGATCTCGCACACCATGCGCGGAATTTCGGCACGATAACCGGCCCGGTCTCGATTGATATGGAGGGCGTGCGACGGCGAAAGCGGGAGATGGTGGAGGCACTGGTTGCGATCCATGTGAACAAGTACAAGTCTACCGGCGCTGAACTGGTTATGGGTGAGGCCACCTTTGTAGAGCCGAAGACGATTGCGGTACGACTCAACGATGGAGGTCAAAGGACGATCGCTGCGGAACGCATCTTCCTTAACCTCGGCACGCACGCAGCGATTCCTCCTGTTCCGGGCCTGCAGGAGTCCTCGCCGATGACGCACATCGAGATCCTTGAACTCGATCGTCTGCCGGAACACCTTATTGTCATTGGCGGCGGCTACGTCGGTCTGGAATTTGCGCAGGCTTATCGCCGCTTCGGCAGCAAGGTCACCATCCTGCAACGCGCTGCCCAGCTCATTCCCGACCAGGACGCAGATATTGCAGAAGAGTTGCAGAGAATCCTCATCTCTGAGGGCATCGACATTCTTACATCGGTCGAGATTACTCAGGTCAAAGGACACTCGGGCAAACAGGTGAGCCTTGCAGTGAAGACGCCACAGGGTGAGAAAGAGATCAATGGAAGTCACATTCTGGCTGCCGCCGGTCGCGTTCCGAACACCTCGGGGATCGGCCTTGAACTCGCCGGAGTCAAGCTCACTCCAAAGGGTTGGATACAGGTCAACGATCGTCTTGAAACAACAGCGGCGAATGTATGGGCGATCGGTGAGTGTGCCGGTAGCCCGCAGTTCACGCACGCTTCTCTCGACGACTTTCGCATCATTCGCGACAATCTTGCCGGTGGCAATCGATCCACGCGGGACCGCCTGATGCCCTCGTGTCTGTTTACCGATCCGCAGGTCGCACGCGTTGGCCTCTCGGAGAATGAAGCAAAGAATAAGGGGATTCCCGTTGAGGTGGCGCGAGTGCCAATGGCCTCGGTCCTTCGCACCAGAACGATCGGCGAGACCAGCGGCTTTATGAAGGCCTTACTATCCCCTGCCGATGGTCGCATCCTGGGCTTCGCCATGATTGGAGCAGAAGCAGGCGAGGTGATGACCGTGGTGCAAATGGCCATTCAGGCCAATGCGAACTACACCGTTCTGCGGGATGCTGTTATCTCGCATCCCACTATGTCCGAGGGGCTGAACGTTCTCTTTTCGGCCGTCAAGAGGAGCAAGGGATGA
- a CDS encoding GH92 family glycosyl hydrolase — MTDNFIFGRRPVCDHCQPPFVDRRGVLIRYASGLVTLACITLVTMGQFAWAQKASAKTVRDYTSNVDPFIGVDWGGNTFVGAAIPYGLVKVGPDMESFDGRRSGFGYSSSGVILGFSQLHLSGAQGKYGNILVAPATGPLNLDDIKTPRINEVNQVGYYAADLTRYHVKVELTSSRRVGFHRYTFPASQQSHLTINVAHALGLGTTWQAQKFLGAEVHVISDHEIQGVARFSGGWNRGGEYRVYYYVVLDTPARAVRTWTGTILSDAGDAVVGDKTPADTPITTPIGATFNFSTKANQVIQAKVGISFISAEQAKQNVEHEIPAWNFAAVHAASKALWNTELAKLNLSGETDSQRRQLYTAMYHIMLMPTDRTGENPDWKSSEPYYDDYYCIWDTFRTSSPLLTLISPDRQRDIIRSLIDIYRHTGYMPDARSGNDNGRTQGGSNANVVIADAYVKGLKGIDYPTAFDAMIHDAEVPPANPQKEGRGGLRDYNEKGYITLADERSGSRTAEYSYDDFAISEVACGLGKPKEAALYASRAHNFEHLWDKNMTVEGFNGFMRPRNPDGSWAAPYLVVRGTWPDFFYEGDIWTYSIYAPQDMRRLIAMTGGNEAFVRRLDWTFLHDHFDVTNEPGFLLPVLYNYAGRPDRTADIVHMILEKDFTDSRGGIPGNDDSGAMSSWLIFSTLGISPVAGQDVYLISTPSIPEASLSLGNGKKLRIVAKNLDPNGLNRYVQSATINGVDLPYAWFRHSQIKDGATLVLTMGPAPSNWGKATPPPSMSDAGFSTCADLQPHNDATK, encoded by the coding sequence ATGACTGACAATTTTATTTTTGGCAGAAGGCCTGTCTGCGATCACTGCCAGCCTCCCTTCGTCGACCGCCGCGGCGTCCTGATCCGATACGCCTCAGGCCTCGTCACACTTGCGTGTATCACTCTCGTCACGATGGGACAATTTGCCTGGGCGCAAAAGGCCTCCGCAAAAACAGTTCGGGATTACACCAGCAATGTCGATCCATTCATCGGGGTCGACTGGGGCGGCAATACGTTTGTTGGCGCGGCAATCCCCTATGGTCTGGTCAAAGTGGGGCCGGATATGGAGTCCTTTGACGGTCGCCGCTCCGGCTTTGGATATTCAAGCAGCGGCGTGATTCTTGGCTTTTCGCAACTTCATCTCAGCGGCGCGCAGGGCAAGTACGGCAACATCCTTGTCGCTCCCGCTACCGGACCGCTCAACCTCGACGACATCAAGACTCCGCGTATTAACGAGGTCAATCAGGTCGGCTACTATGCTGCGGACCTCACTCGCTACCACGTTAAAGTTGAACTAACCAGCAGTCGCCGGGTTGGCTTCCATCGCTATACGTTTCCTGCATCGCAGCAATCGCATCTTACGATCAATGTCGCTCATGCACTTGGATTAGGCACAACCTGGCAGGCGCAAAAATTCCTCGGCGCCGAGGTTCACGTTATCTCGGACCACGAAATTCAAGGTGTAGCCCGTTTCTCCGGAGGCTGGAATCGGGGCGGCGAGTACAGGGTGTATTACTACGTCGTGCTCGACACGCCTGCGAGAGCAGTGCGGACGTGGACGGGAACGATTTTGAGCGATGCCGGAGACGCGGTCGTGGGTGACAAGACTCCAGCAGACACGCCAATCACTACGCCGATAGGCGCGACCTTCAACTTCAGCACGAAAGCGAACCAAGTCATCCAGGCAAAGGTCGGCATCTCCTTTATCAGTGCCGAACAGGCCAAGCAGAATGTGGAGCATGAGATTCCCGCGTGGAATTTCGCGGCAGTTCATGCTGCATCCAAAGCTCTTTGGAATACCGAACTGGCGAAGTTGAATCTTTCGGGAGAGACCGATTCACAGCGAAGACAGCTTTACACGGCGATGTATCACATCATGCTGATGCCTACCGATCGCACCGGGGAGAATCCTGATTGGAAGTCCTCAGAGCCTTACTATGATGACTATTACTGCATCTGGGATACGTTTCGCACCTCCAGCCCACTGCTGACTTTAATCTCCCCAGATCGGCAACGCGATATCATTCGCTCCCTCATCGATATCTATCGTCATACCGGCTACATGCCCGATGCCCGCAGCGGCAACGACAATGGCCGCACTCAGGGCGGATCGAACGCCAACGTTGTGATCGCCGACGCGTACGTTAAAGGGCTCAAAGGCATCGACTATCCGACCGCCTTCGATGCCATGATTCACGACGCCGAGGTGCCCCCAGCCAATCCACAAAAGGAGGGCCGCGGAGGTCTACGGGACTACAACGAGAAGGGCTACATTACGCTTGCCGACGAGCGCTCCGGTTCGCGCACTGCCGAATATAGCTACGACGACTTCGCCATCTCCGAGGTGGCCTGCGGTCTAGGTAAACCGAAGGAGGCCGCTCTCTATGCAAGCCGCGCGCATAACTTCGAGCATCTCTGGGACAAGAACATGACGGTCGAGGGATTCAACGGCTTTATGCGGCCTCGCAACCCGGATGGTAGCTGGGCTGCGCCTTACCTTGTCGTACGGGGTACATGGCCCGACTTCTTTTACGAGGGCGATATCTGGACGTACTCCATCTATGCACCGCAGGACATGCGCCGTCTGATTGCGATGACCGGCGGCAATGAGGCATTTGTACGCCGCCTCGACTGGACCTTCCTTCATGACCATTTCGACGTCACCAATGAGCCGGGTTTTCTGCTTCCCGTGCTCTACAACTACGCGGGACGGCCGGACAGAACCGCCGACATTGTTCATATGATTCTCGAAAAAGACTTCACCGATAGCCGCGGCGGCATCCCAGGTAACGACGACTCCGGCGCCATGTCGAGTTGGTTGATCTTTTCCACGCTGGGCATCTCCCCCGTAGCCGGGCAGGATGTCTACCTCATCAGCACACCGAGCATCCCCGAGGCTTCCCTCTCTTTAGGAAACGGCAAGAAGCTTCGGATCGTTGCAAAGAACCTCGACCCGAACGGCCTTAATCGTTACGTGCAGTCCGCGACGATAAACGGAGTGGATCTGCCGTACGCCTGGTTCCGACACTCCCAGATCAAAGACGGAGCCACGCTGGTGTTGACGATGGGACCGGCTCCATCAAACTGGGGCAAAGCTACCCCGCCGCCATCCATGAGCGATGCAGGCTTCTCTACCTGCGCAGACTTACAGCCACACAACGACGCCACGAAGTAA
- the msrB gene encoding peptide-methionine (R)-S-oxide reductase MsrB — protein sequence MTNKRMDEPGILTRRAFVLAGSAAAAVAAFSFRDNTARVEAKSATPKEVKIVQFSDSGQREDVVTEPMVVKTDAEWKQLLSPDSFEVTRRAGTERAFSGQYWNNHDKGLYRCICCNTALFSSDTKFESGTGWPSFWQPIAKENVRESTDLSLGMARTAVSCRLCDSHLGHVFDDGPKPTGLRYCMNSLSLRFIKA from the coding sequence ATGACAAACAAGCGAATGGATGAGCCGGGCATTTTGACGCGTCGTGCTTTTGTTCTTGCCGGTAGCGCTGCTGCCGCGGTCGCCGCATTCAGCTTTCGAGATAACACTGCAAGGGTCGAGGCCAAAAGCGCAACGCCGAAAGAGGTCAAGATTGTGCAGTTCTCCGATTCGGGGCAGCGAGAGGATGTTGTCACCGAGCCGATGGTCGTCAAGACCGATGCGGAATGGAAGCAACTGTTATCTCCTGATTCGTTTGAGGTGACACGCCGCGCCGGCACGGAGCGAGCGTTCAGCGGACAGTATTGGAACAATCACGACAAGGGACTCTACCGCTGCATCTGCTGCAACACCGCGCTCTTCAGCTCCGATACCAAGTTTGAGTCGGGGACAGGATGGCCGAGCTTCTGGCAGCCGATTGCAAAGGAAAATGTTCGCGAGAGCACGGACCTTTCGCTCGGCATGGCTCGCACGGCGGTCTCGTGCCGGTTGTGCGATTCGCATTTAGGGCATGTATTCGACGATGGCCCAAAGCCGACAGGACTTCGCTACTGCATGAACTCTTTGTCGCTTCGATTTATCAAAGCCTAA
- a CDS encoding PadR family transcriptional regulator: protein MTKTEHFSDPPLLVLASLADGPKHGYAMIDEIEQLSGARLGPGTLYGAITRLEQQGLIEPLVVEERRQPYRLTAAGRRALRARLLAMRQVALAGLRKLEAK from the coding sequence ATGACGAAGACAGAACATTTTTCCGATCCACCTTTGCTCGTCCTCGCCAGTCTGGCAGATGGGCCGAAGCATGGATACGCCATGATCGACGAGATCGAGCAATTGAGCGGCGCGCGCCTTGGCCCCGGTACGCTCTATGGCGCAATTACCCGACTGGAGCAGCAGGGGCTCATCGAGCCGCTCGTCGTTGAAGAGCGTCGCCAGCCTTATCGGTTAACGGCAGCCGGTCGGCGCGCGCTTCGCGCCAGGTTGTTGGCGATGCGTCAGGTAGCGCTCGCGGGCCTGCGCAAACTGGAGGCCAAATGA
- a CDS encoding thioredoxin family protein: protein MNTAFKWRRPMLHVLALIAIACWTMIAGQTRAEAQEPPSIVGSSPLYGLTGATAWINSKPLTAKELKGKVVLVDFWTYSCINCLRSLPYIQAWANKYKDSGLVVIGVHTPEFDFEKQLPNVQKAVQKLGITYPVALDSNYKIWNAFHNEYWPAHYFIDAKGKVRFEHFGEGNYDQSEHWIQQLLQERSGKPMAGGDVSVHAQGVEAAADMNDVRSPETYIGYARADHFASPGGIKQDAEKSYTAPANPGLNEWGLAGQWVDQKQIAVLKSAGGKIVFHFHARDLHLVLGPTADGKPVRFRVTIDGHAPGENHGVDTDAQGNGVVKEHRLYQLVRQRGAVADHVFTIEFEDPGVQAFSFTFG, encoded by the coding sequence ATGAATACAGCTTTCAAATGGCGTAGACCGATGTTGCATGTGCTGGCACTTATTGCTATCGCCTGCTGGACCATGATTGCCGGTCAGACAAGAGCAGAAGCCCAGGAGCCGCCAAGCATCGTCGGAAGCTCGCCGCTCTATGGTTTGACTGGTGCGACCGCCTGGATCAACTCCAAGCCGCTGACCGCGAAGGAGCTTAAAGGAAAGGTTGTCCTCGTCGACTTCTGGACCTATTCCTGCATCAACTGCCTGCGCTCTCTGCCATACATACAGGCGTGGGCGAACAAGTACAAAGATAGCGGCCTTGTTGTGATCGGCGTGCATACGCCGGAGTTCGACTTTGAGAAACAGTTGCCGAATGTGCAGAAGGCTGTTCAGAAGCTTGGCATCACGTATCCCGTGGCGCTCGATAGCAACTACAAGATCTGGAACGCGTTCCACAACGAGTACTGGCCTGCTCACTACTTCATCGACGCTAAAGGAAAGGTACGCTTCGAGCACTTCGGCGAAGGAAACTATGATCAGTCAGAACATTGGATTCAACAGCTCTTGCAGGAGCGATCCGGAAAACCGATGGCTGGCGGAGATGTCAGCGTCCATGCGCAAGGAGTGGAAGCTGCTGCGGACATGAATGACGTGCGATCGCCGGAGACATACATCGGCTACGCTCGTGCCGACCACTTCGCGTCACCGGGCGGCATCAAGCAGGATGCCGAAAAGTCCTACACAGCGCCCGCCAACCCTGGATTGAATGAGTGGGGGCTTGCCGGTCAGTGGGTGGATCAAAAGCAGATTGCCGTGCTTAAATCGGCTGGCGGAAAGATCGTCTTTCATTTTCATGCGCGCGATCTGCATCTTGTGCTCGGCCCGACGGCCGACGGCAAGCCGGTTCGCTTCCGGGTGACCATTGACGGTCATGCGCCCGGAGAGAATCATGGTGTCGATACGGACGCACAGGGCAACGGCGTTGTCAAAGAGCATCGCTTGTATCAGCTGGTGAGGCAAAGAGGAGCCGTCGCCGATCATGTCTTCACCATTGAGTTTGAAGATCCAGGGGTGCAGGCATTTTCTTTCACCTTTGGATGA
- the dinB gene encoding DNA polymerase IV: MPDRDPAYEPDIAALGKRKIVHVDMDAFYASVEQRDDPSLRGRPVVVAWKGKRSVVCAASYEARRFGVRSAMPAVSAERLCPQAIFVPPDFVRYKAVSQAVRAIFERHTDLIEPLSLDEAYLDVTENKTGLPTATLVAKTIRQQIYEELNLTASAGVAPNKFLAKIASDWRKPNGLFVIQPHEVQQFLLTLPVGRIPGVGKVTEARMAETGIKLVGDIYAMGLAALAYHFGSYGQRLYELARGIDHNPVVSNRVSKQISAEDTFPDDIPLTECEIHIRRLAEKIWLASKSNARQGRTVVLKLKTKEFSSLTRSMTPNEPIATCEALTGIALSLCERIDLPPQQLYRLVGVGLSNFKG; the protein is encoded by the coding sequence ATGCCTGATCGCGATCCTGCGTATGAGCCGGATATCGCTGCATTGGGCAAGCGCAAGATCGTCCACGTCGACATGGATGCGTTCTATGCCTCGGTGGAACAGCGGGACGATCCATCTCTTCGTGGCCGACCTGTAGTCGTCGCCTGGAAAGGGAAGCGTTCGGTAGTTTGTGCAGCCTCGTATGAGGCCCGCCGCTTCGGCGTGCGCTCGGCCATGCCTGCTGTAAGCGCCGAACGCCTATGTCCGCAGGCGATCTTCGTGCCTCCCGATTTCGTGCGCTATAAGGCGGTGTCGCAGGCGGTGCGCGCGATCTTCGAGCGGCACACCGATCTCATTGAGCCGTTATCGCTCGACGAGGCATACCTCGATGTCACGGAGAATAAGACAGGTCTGCCAACCGCAACGCTCGTTGCCAAAACCATTCGGCAACAGATCTATGAAGAGCTGAACCTTACTGCTTCAGCGGGAGTGGCCCCCAATAAATTTCTAGCCAAGATTGCCTCCGACTGGCGAAAGCCGAATGGCCTCTTTGTCATTCAGCCCCACGAAGTTCAGCAGTTTCTTCTAACCCTTCCCGTCGGCCGCATTCCCGGCGTGGGCAAGGTGACAGAGGCTCGCATGGCAGAGACAGGCATCAAGCTTGTGGGCGATATCTATGCGATGGGGCTCGCCGCTCTGGCATATCACTTTGGGAGCTACGGCCAGCGGCTCTACGAACTGGCACGCGGCATCGACCATAATCCCGTGGTATCCAATCGCGTGAGCAAGCAGATCTCAGCCGAAGATACCTTTCCCGACGACATCCCGCTAACGGAGTGCGAGATACACATCCGCCGTCTGGCGGAAAAAATCTGGCTTGCCTCAAAAAGCAATGCCCGGCAGGGTCGAACGGTTGTGCTCAAGCTGAAGACGAAGGAGTTCAGCTCGTTGACGCGAAGCATGACGCCGAACGAACCGATCGCTACCTGCGAGGCTTTGACCGGCATCGCCCTTAGCCTTTGCGAGCGAATCGATCTTCCCCCGCAACAACTCTATCGCCTTGTCGGCGTAGGGCTCAGCAACTTCAAAGGCTGA
- a CDS encoding zinc-dependent alcohol dehydrogenase family protein: MSYKAWSVEEAGGEFHTIQLDHQPLEATQVLVRIAAAGLNPLDTKIRAGKAEHARQPLPAVLGLDMAGIVEDTGSAVTTFKPGDEVYGLVGGVGGLQGTLAQKIIVDADLLAHKPKALSMRQAAALPLSTITAWEGLVDHAKVHENQTILIHAGAGGVGHVAVQIAVAYGAKVFTTVSNDKRKIAEDFGAVPIDYRSSSVEEYVATSTKGKGFDIVYDTVGGATLDASLAAVKRYTGHALSCLGWGSHSLAPLSFRGATYSGVFTLLPLLTGDFRAHHGEILSMAAKLADEGKLKPLLSERTFAMEDLDGAFRLIEAGSLGKVTVEPL, encoded by the coding sequence ATGAGCTATAAGGCATGGTCAGTTGAAGAAGCCGGCGGTGAGTTTCACACCATTCAGTTAGATCACCAGCCTCTCGAGGCAACTCAGGTTCTAGTGAGAATCGCTGCCGCAGGGCTGAACCCGCTCGATACAAAGATCCGTGCAGGCAAGGCTGAACATGCTCGGCAACCGCTGCCCGCCGTGCTCGGATTGGATATGGCGGGGATAGTTGAAGACACGGGATCCGCAGTGACGACCTTTAAGCCGGGAGATGAGGTGTATGGCCTGGTCGGTGGCGTTGGAGGTCTGCAGGGCACTCTTGCTCAGAAGATTATCGTCGACGCCGATCTGCTCGCTCATAAGCCGAAGGCCCTCTCGATGCGTCAGGCAGCAGCACTTCCTTTGAGCACCATTACCGCATGGGAGGGGCTCGTAGACCATGCAAAGGTGCACGAGAATCAGACGATACTCATTCACGCCGGTGCTGGAGGCGTCGGCCATGTCGCAGTTCAGATTGCTGTGGCCTATGGAGCCAAGGTCTTTACTACGGTCTCGAACGATAAGAGAAAGATCGCGGAAGACTTCGGCGCTGTCCCCATCGACTATCGCTCTTCTTCGGTCGAAGAGTATGTTGCTACGTCAACGAAGGGAAAGGGATTCGACATCGTGTACGACACGGTTGGAGGAGCAACACTGGATGCCTCACTCGCCGCGGTCAAGCGATATACGGGACATGCACTCAGTTGCCTGGGATGGGGATCTCACTCGCTGGCGCCGCTCTCATTTCGAGGTGCGACCTACTCTGGTGTGTTCACTCTATTGCCTTTGCTTACGGGCGATTTCAGGGCACATCACGGAGAGATACTGAGCATGGCCGCCAAGCTTGCCGACGAAGGAAAGCTCAAGCCGTTGTTGAGTGAAAGAACCTTTGCGATGGAAGATCTCGATGGCGCTTTTCGTCTTATAGAGGCTGGATCTTTGGGAAAGGTCACTGTTGAGCCTCTGTAG
- a CDS encoding PEP-CTERM sorting domain-containing protein, with amino-acid sequence MKKSIALIFAVFSLALLPRVAQADTVTMTFTGGGTTSGPEIVGPYQVTIENYVNGTPAGLNDETVMCLDLANSIEMNESWSATPNTVTSSSSTLDLEQAFLFNQLSTNPGSYSNSDYQYAIWGLNDLSGVQADGMDSASVQALDALAVSAVAQGTNASAYEDGQYTIYAAIPGSQASGYPGTAQDMIGVTPPTASPVPEPSSLMLFGSGMLGMAGIVRRKMAKA; translated from the coding sequence TTGAAGAAAAGCATTGCACTTATTTTTGCAGTATTTAGTCTTGCGCTCCTTCCACGAGTCGCGCAGGCCGATACTGTTACGATGACGTTCACGGGCGGCGGTACGACGAGCGGCCCTGAGATTGTTGGTCCTTATCAGGTCACGATCGAGAATTATGTAAACGGTACTCCTGCTGGCTTGAATGATGAAACGGTGATGTGCCTTGACCTCGCAAATTCCATAGAGATGAATGAGTCATGGTCAGCTACACCGAATACGGTTACGTCTTCCTCTTCCACTTTGGACCTGGAACAGGCGTTTTTGTTCAATCAACTTTCCACCAACCCAGGCAGTTACAGCAACTCCGACTACCAATATGCAATATGGGGGCTTAATGATCTGTCAGGCGTGCAGGCCGATGGCATGGACTCTGCGAGCGTACAGGCTCTGGACGCCCTGGCTGTGAGTGCAGTCGCACAAGGTACGAATGCGTCAGCCTACGAGGATGGCCAGTACACCATCTATGCTGCGATTCCCGGCAGTCAGGCCTCGGGGTATCCAGGTACTGCCCAGGATATGATCGGAGTAACTCCTCCGACTGCTTCACCTGTTCCGGAACCCTCCAGCCTGATGCTATTCGGTTCTGGGATGTTAGGGATGGCCGGCATTGTTCGTCGGAAGATGGCCAAGGCATAA